A region from the Brienomyrus brachyistius isolate T26 unplaced genomic scaffold, BBRACH_0.4 scaffold570, whole genome shotgun sequence genome encodes:
- the LOC125729207 gene encoding splicing factor U2AF 65 kDa subunit-like, whose translation MVGSQMTRQARRLYVGNIPFGLTEEAMADFFNTQMRLAGLCQGPTNPVLAVQINQDKNFAFLEFRSVDETTQAMAFDGIIFQGQSLKIRRPHDYRPLPGISEQPAFHVPGVVSTVVPDSPHKLFVGGLPNYLSDDQVKELLTSFGPLKAFNLVKDSATSLSKGYAFCEYVDISATDQAVAGLNGMQLGDKKLIVQRASVGAKNANATAIIETPVTLQVPGLQRLQSSGMPTEVLCLLNMVMPEELVDDEDYEEILEDIREECCKYGNVRSIEIPRPVDGVEVPGCGKVGPVLSCTSGKKKTSVGTKHRLMGAFLAQKCFENGIIFCVRKTI comes from the exons atggtcggcagccagatgacccggcaggccaggcggctttatgtcggcaacatccccttcggcctgacggag gaggccatggcggatttcttcaatacccagatgcgattggctggcttatgtcaaggtcccaccaatcccgtcctcgctgttcagataaaccaggacaagaactttgccttccttgaa tttcggtccgtggatgagaccacgcaggcaatggccttcgacggcatcattttccagggtcagtcgttaaaaatcaggcggccccacgactatcgccccctgcctggcatctcagagcagcccgccttccacgtaccag gggtcgtctccaccgtggttccagactcgccacacaagctctttgtcggaggcctgcccaactatctcagtgatgatcag gtgaaggaactcttgacgtcgttcggacctcttaaggccttcaaccttgtgaaggacagtgccacgtcactgtctaagggttacgctttctgtgaatacgtggacatcagtgccactgaccag gccgtggctggactcaatggcatgcagctcggagacaagaagctcatcgtccagcgggcaagcgtgggggctaagaatgccaacgct acggccatcatcgagacgccggtgacgctgcaggttccagggctgcagcggctgcagagctccggcatgcccacggaggtgctgtgcctcctcaacatggtcatgcccgaggagctggtggacgacgaggactacgaggagatcctggaggacatccgggaggagtgttgcaagtacggcaacgtgcgctccatcgagattccgcggcccgtcgatggcgtggaggtgcctggctgtggcaaggtgggacccgtactctcctgtaccagtggcaaaaagaagacctctgtaggcactaaacacaggctcatgggagcatttcttgcacaaaagtgttttgaaaacggaataattttttgtgtaagaaaaacaatctga